GCGTCTTGGTGCCGCGGAAGGCATTGGCGAGCAGCCCGCCATGCTCTTCGGCGAGATCGAAATAGTCCATCGCGCGGGTGATATAGAGATAGGAGTTGGCGTCGAAGCGATCGACGAAGCTCAGCCCCTGGTGGCGCAGATAGCTCTCCACCTGGAAATCGGCGTCGAAGCCGAAGCCCTTTGATTCACGCGCCTGAAGCTTGCGGCCGAATTTCTCGGTGAGCCCGTCCTCGGACAGGTAGGTGATGTGCGCCGCCATCCGCGCCACCGCCAAGCCATCGGCAGGGGGATCGTTGCTCGCATAATAGTCGCCGCCGCGCCATTTGGGATCGGCCATGATCGCCTGTCGCCCGACCTCGTGGAAGGCGATGTTCTGCGCCGAATGACGCGCCGCGCTGGCGACGATCACCGCCGAGCGGACCCGCTCCGGATAGGTCGCGGCCCATTCGAGCACCTGCATCCCGCCCATCGATCCGCCGACCGTGGTCAGTACGCGCACGCCGAGGTGATCGAGCAGCATCGCCTGCGCGCGCACCATGTCGCGGATGGTGATGACCGGGAAGCGCATCGCATAGGGCTGGCCGTCGGCGGCAGCCGTCGCCGGGCCGGAGCTGCCCATGCACGATCCCAGCACGTTGGCGCAGACGATGAAATGGCGGGCCGGGTCGATCGGCTTGCCCTCGCCGACCATGCGCGTCCACCAGCCCGGCTTGCCGGTGACGGGGTGGAGGCTGGCGACATGCTGGTCGCCGGTCAGCGCATGGCAGATCAGGATGGCGTTGGAGGCATCGCCGTTCAGCGTGCCGTAGGTTTCGTAGCCGATGGTGACGGGCGTGAGGATCTGCCCGCCATCGAGCGCGAGCGGCCCCGGCAGGGTGACGCTGCGCTGGGTTCCGAAACGCTGATCATGCTCCATCACCGCTGCGCGCTACGGGCGCGCGGGGGCGGGTGTCAATCGCCCTGCGTGCGGTGCCGTGCATCCCCTCTGCGATCGTCGGCCGTTCCCTCGCCCTCCATTCGCCGCTACAGCCGCCAGCATGACCATGCTGACCCCCAAGCCCTGGATCGACGCGATCGCGCCCTATGTGCCCGGCCGCTCCACCACCGACAGCGGCGTGAAGGCCGCCAAGCTCTCGTCCAACGAGAATCCGCTAGGCACCGCACCGGCTGTCCGTGAGGCGTTCGCGACGGCGGCGGCGACGCTCGATCGCTATCCCGATGCCGGAGCGACCGAACTGCGCGACGCCATCGCGGCGCATTACGGGCTCGATGCGGATCGGGTGATCCACGGCACCGGATCGGACGAGGTGCTCCACCTCGCCGCCGGTGCGTTCGCCGGGCTGGGCGATGAAGTATTGTTCGTGCGCTACGGTTTCTCGGTCTATCCGATCGCGGCGCGGCGCGTAGGCGCGGCGCCGATCGAGGCGCCGGATGTCGATTACGCCACCGACGTCGATGCGCTGCTCGCCGCGGTGACGCCGAAGACGCGGGTCGTCTATCTCGCCAACCCCAACAACCCGACCGGCACCTATCTGCCCAAGGACGAGCTGGCGCGCCTCCACGCCGGCATCCCGGCGGATTGCCTGTTCGTCGTCGATCAGGCCTATGCCGAATATCTGGCGCCGGAGGATGACGACGGTGCCTTCGAACTGGCGAAGACTGCCTCGAACGTGCTGGTCACGCGCACCTTCTCGAAGATCTTCGGATTGGCGGCGGAGCGGATCGGCTGGGGCTATGGCCCCGCCCCGGTGATCGAGGCGATGCACAAGATCCGCGCCCCGTTCAACGTCACCACCGCCGGCCAGAGCGCGGCGATCGCCAGCCTGAAGGCGACCGATTTCGTCGAGGCGAGCCGCGTCCACAATGCGCAGTGGCTTGGCTGGATGAGCGACGAGATCGCCAAGCTTTCCAATGCCGGCCTCCGCGCGGTGCCGTCCAAGGCCAATTTCCTGCTCGTGCTGTTCGAGGGACAGGTGAGCGCCGAGGAAGCCTATACCGGGCTGATGGAGCGCGGCTTCATCGTGCGCTGGCTGCCGGGCCAGGGGCTGCGGCATGGCCTGCGCATCTCGGTCGGCACCGAGGCGCAGACGCGCGGGCTGATCGACGCGCTCCGCGAAATCGTCGGCGCCTAGATGCTGCCCTTCTCGCGCGTCACCATCATCGGGCTGGGGCTGATCGGCTCCTCGATCGCGCGCGCGGTGCGGGACTATATGCCGACCGTCCGGCTGACCCTGCACGATGCCGATCCGGCGGTGCGCGAGCGAGTGCGGGCGCTCGATCTCGCCGACGACGTGGCCGATACTGCCGGTGCCGCGGTGATCGATGCCGATCTGGTGATGCTGTGCGTGCCGGTCGGCGCGATGGGGGCGGTGGCGGAGGCGATCGCGCACGATCTGCCGGCGGACGCGATCGTCAGCGATGTCGGCGGATCGAAGGCCAGCGTCATCGCGGCGCTGCGCGAACATCTGCCCGATGCGGTCATCGTCCCCGGCCATCCGGTTGCGGGCACCGAGCATAGCGGGCCGGATGCCGGCTTCGCGAGCCTGTTCAAGAGCCGCTGGTGCATCCTGACGCCGACCCCGGAGGCGCCCGAGGCGGCGGTCGAGCGATTGCGCGCCTTCTGGCAGGCATTCGGTGCGCAGGTCGAGATCATGGACCCCAAGCATCATGATCTGGTGCTGGCCGTCACCAGCCATGTGCCGCATCTGATCGCCTACACCATCGTCGGCACCGCGTCGGACCTCGAGGACGTGACGCAGGGCGAGGTGATCAAATTCTCGGCCGGCGGCTTCCGTGACTTCACCCGCATCGCTGCCTCCGATCCGACGATGTGGCGCGACGTGTTCCTCAACAACCGCGAGGCGGTGCTGGAAGTTCTCCAGCGGCTGACCGAGGATCTCACCATGCTCCAGCGCGCGATCCGCTGGGGAGACGGCGACACGCTGTTCGATCTGTTCACGCGGACGCGCGCAGTGCGCCGCTCGATCGTCGAGCAGGGCCAGGACGATGCGGCCCCCGATTTCGGCCGCAAGCACTGAGATTGAAGGCTTAGCCGTTCAGGACGTTGATCGCGTCATGGACGGCCGCCTCGATCGCCTTGCGCGGCAGGCCTGACGGAATGGTCTCGCCGAACCGCAGCGTGACGATGCCGGGCTGCTTCATCAACCCGCGCGGCCAGACGATGCCGGCATCGGTCGCGACCGGGATGACCGGCATACCGAGCCGCGCATAGAGGCCTGCGAAGCCGGCCTGCAGCTTCGGCGCTTCGCCATGCGGAACGCGCGTGCCCTCCGGGAAGATCAGCACCACGCGATGCCGGGTCTTCGCATCATCCGCTGCGAGCAGCATCGATCGCAGCGCGGTGGCGCTGGCGGCACGATCGACCGGAATGACGCCGTGGCGGCGGATCAGCGTGCCGAACAGCGGGATCGCGGCCAGCTCGCGCTTCAGCACGATGATCGGCTCGTCGAGTATCGCCAGCAGCGCGAGCGTCTCATAGGCCGATTCATGCTTGGCGGCGACGAGCACCGGCCCGTCCGGCAGCGTGCCCTCCACCTTCATCCGCACGCCAACGGTGGCGCGGGCCAGGATGAGGTACAGGCGGCCCCAATGGTGGGCGACGCGGGAGATGCCCTTGCGGCTGAACAGCGCGATCGGCAGCCCGACCAGGACGATCATCGTCGTCAGCGCGTAGAAGAGCAGGGCGAAGCTCAGGGATCGGATCAATCTCATCACGATATCAATAGCCGAAGGGTGCAGCGATCCGCCGCAGCAAATATTTATGATATTCGGTGAACAGGGTCATGAAGCCGGGCTGGCTGCGCACCGCATCGGGCAGGATGGCGATGCCCTTGCCGGCAAGGGCGCGATCCAGATCGGAATGCGCGCGCGGCATATGCCAGTCGGTCGTGATCAGCCGGGCGCTGTGGTAATGATGCGCGAGCAGCCATTTGGCGGTTTCGGTCGCGTTGGTGCGGGTGTCGACCGATTCCTGGCCGAGATCGACGCAGCAATCGAACAGCGCCTCGGGGCGTCCGGTGCGGAGCGCCAGTTCCTTCTTGCGCACGGTGCGATCGGCGCCGGAGACCAGCAGCCGCTGCGCGCGATGCTGCGCCAGCATGGCGAGGCCGCGATCGAGCCGTCCGGCGCCGCCGGTCAGCACGACGATCGCGTCGGTCTGCTCGTTGCCGGCCGGGCGGGGCAGGGTGAGCGTGAAGACCGCGAAGCCCAGCCCCCACAGGACGATCAGCAGGGCGATCAGGCGACTGATCATAAGGTCCGTCCCAGTGCGCGCTGCACGGTCACGCGGGCGACCAGCAGCGCCAGCAGGCCGGCCAGCACCGGCAGGCAGAGCAGCACCAGCCAGGCGCCGGCAGGCAGCGCGATCGAGCCGACCAGGCCCGAGCCGATCTGGCTGATCCTGCGCCCCAACACGACGATCACGACGATCGCGGCGACCAGCCCGACGACGGCGCCGAACAGTGCGTCGAGCGCGATACGGCGCTGGAAGAGGCGTGCCACCTGGACATCGGTGGCGCCCATCATGTGCATCACGTCGATCGTGCGGCGATGGGTGTTGAGCGCCGACCGCGCGGCCAGCACCACGGCGGCGGCGGTGGCGCCGGCCATCATCACCACGATACCGCCGGCCAGCAGCCCGAGCGAGCGGATCAGCCCGATCAGCGGGGCGATGAAGCCGGCATGATCGTCGATCCGGGCATGGGGGGCGACGGTGCGGATCATGGTGGCGATGCGATCGAGCCGGTCGCGGCCGGTCTCCGTCAGGTCGATGTCGATCATCGCCGGTAGCGGCAGGTCGCGATCAAGGCCGGCATCGCCCAGCCATGGCCGCAGCAGCGCCTGCATCTCCGGCTGGCCGAGCCGCCGGGCCGAAATGACGCCCTCCTGTGCGCGCAGGGCCTGTTCGGCGGCGCCGGCCTCACGGTCGCGCTGGGTGGGATCGGCGAGGATGATCTGCACCGTCACCTGGCGGCCGAGATCGCTGCCGAGCCGGCTCGCCGCCGACGCCATGGCGAGCCCGCCGGCGGCGGCCAGCGCGGTCAGGAACATCATGATCGCGATCACCCACGGCATCGGCCCGGCCAGTCGCCCTTCGGGCAACAGCCGCCGTTCGGCCTGGGATGCGCCCAGCATCATCAATGATGCTCCGCGCGCGGCGGATAGCGCAGCGCTCCGGTCGGATCCTGCAACTGCCCGCGATCGAGCCGCATGACATTGGCCGAGGCGACGCGGCTGAGCAGATGGATATCGTGGGTGGCGACGACGATGGTGGTGCCGAGCGTGTTGAGCGCGTCGAACAGATGGAGCAGCCGCGCCGCCATTTCGGGATCGACATTGCCGGTCGGCTCGTCGGCGACGAGGATTTCGGGCCGGCCGATCACCGCGCGGGCGATGGCGACGCGCTGCTGCTCGCCGCCGGACAGCGTTGGCGGGTGCGCGGAGGCGCGTTCGGCGAGGCCGACCCACGCCAGCATCTCGCGCACCGGCGTCACCAGATCGCGCTCGTCGACGCCGGCGATGCGCAGCGGCAGGGCGATATTGTCGAAGGCGGAAAGGTGCGGGATCAGTCGGAAATCCTGGAACACCACGCCGATCCGCCGCCGGAAGCCGGGCAGGCGGGCGCGGCGGAGTTGCACGACATCCTCGCCGAACAGCCGGATCGCGCCGCGCGACGGGCGCTGCGAGAGATAGAGCATCTTGAGCAGCGACGTCTTGCCTGCGCCCGAAGGGCCGGTCAGGAAGTAGAAGCCGCCCGGCGCCAGCGTGAAGCTCAGGTCCGAAAGCGTCTCGGCGCCGGTCCCGTAACGCAGGCCGACATTCTCGAACTGCACGATACCGGACATTCGCTGGGCTGACGCCTTTCCATTCAGAGCCTCGTTCCTGCCGCTTTCGCACAGGCACGCCAGCGGGAGCAAGCGCGGCGCTTGCCAGCCGGGCATTCATCGTCCTAGATCGATCTAAAGGGGTTGCGCGCGTTGCGGAAAAGCCGGACGACAAAGGCATGATACTGAGCTGTCCCGCGTGCGGCACGCGCTATCTCGTGCCCGATAGCGCGGTCGGTGTGAACGGCCGGCAGGTGCGGTGCGCGTCCTGCCGCCATAGCTGGTTCCAGGAGCCGGCGAGCGTCGATCCGGCGGAGGCCCCCGCAGGCTTCGTGCCACCATCGCTCCCCGTCGTGCCCCCCCCCGTCGTGGCGCGCGCCGTCCCGGATGAATCGCCTTATGGTGCCCCGCCGACCGGCATGGAAACGCCGCCGCCGCCGGCCGGTGCCTTCGCCGACATTCGATCGACCGATCCGATCCATCCCTATGCGCCGGAGCCTCCGTTCCGGGCGCGGCGCAATCCGGTGCGCCAGATGACGATGCTGGCCGTGCTCGCCGGCGTGCTGCTGCTGATTGCGGCGGCGGCGGTGGCATGGTTCGGGCCGACCGCGTTCGCCGGCCTGTTCGGCACCAGCAAGGCGCAGAGCCCGCTGATGCTCCAGGTCGTCCGCAAGCCCGATCGCCGCACGCTGGCAACCGGCAACGAGCTGTTCGCGGTGTCGGGTCGGATCGTGAATCCCACCAATGTGATCCAGCAGGTGCCGGATATCCGCGCCGAGCTGCGCGATGCGCAGGGCCGGCCGGTCTATGGCTGGACGATCAACGCGCCGGTTCGCCAGCTGGCACCCAAGGGCTCGGCCGACTTCGACAGCGCCGAAGTGGACGTGCCGCAGGGATCCAAGGCCCTGAACCTCAGTTTCGCCGGCACGGACGACCATTAGAAGAAAGCGCATTGCGCGCTGTCATTGGCTTTGCTAGAGGGACGCGCCTACCCGCCGCCGGGCTCCCGACATGGGATTTTCGGCGGTTTGGCGACGTGCGGTCGTGGCGGAATGGTAGACGCGCAGCCTTGAGGTGGCTGTGGCCGAAAGGCCGTGGAAGTTCGAGTCTTCTCGACCGCACCATTCATCAGAACAGCGATGGCGAAAACATCCCTTCGGGGATTTTGGCGCGCGGCATATCGCCATAGCGTCGCGACCGCCGTCAATGCTGCGCCGTCCTCCACAAACTCACATCCCATCCCATCCGGGCGTCCCGTTCCTTACGCGGCGCAGCCCGGCACGCCCGCAACCGCGCGCAGCGCAGAATTAGCGCTGGCTTTTGGGGGCGTTGGTCATGCTTATCATGAGAAGTCGGCCTTCGGGGTCGGTTGAGGGGAAGGGGACAGGATGAGGTTCGCGATGCTGGCCGGTGTGGCGGCGGTGGCGTTCGGAAGTGCGGCCATGGCGCAGGTGACGCCACCCGCCGAGACCAAGAAGGCGGCAGAGCCGGGGCGTTCAGTGGCATCCGCGCCTGTAGAATCGGTGTCGATCACACCGCGGGCCGACGGCATGGAGCTGCACATCGGCAAGCGGCTGGTGCAGATCACCGCCCTCGAAGGCGATATCGTGCGCGTCCGTGTTGGCCTTGGCGGCGTCTTGCCGGCCGATGAAAGCTGGGCGGTGCCGCAGGCGGTGCGTCAGGCGTCGGTGAAGGTGCGGGCGGTGGCCAACGGCTTCGCGGCGGGTTCGCTGGTGGTCACCGCCGACCCGATGACCGGGCGCCTGATCGTGGCGGACGGTGCGGGCCGTAGCGTGTATCGCGAGGCCTCGGTGCCGTCGGTGCGGGACGGCGACGGCTTCCAGCTCGTCCAGCAGATGCCGGAGGACGCGCATTATTTCGGCCTCGGCGACAAGACCGGCCCGCTCGACCGGCGCGGTCAGGCGTTCACGCTGTGGGATACCGATGCCTTCGGCTTCCAGGAATCGACGGACCCGATCTACAAATCGATTCCCTTCGTCCTCCAGGTTTCCAACGACGGCCATGCCTCGGGCCTGCTGATGGACAACACATGGCGCAGCTTCTTCGATTTCGGGCGAACCGATCGCGGGCTGCTGCGCTTCGGTTCCGAAAACGGGCCGATCGACTATTATATCCTCGCCGGCCCGACGACCAAGGACGTGGTGCAGCGCTATGCGAAGCTTACCGGCCCGTCGCCGCTGCCACCGCTCTGGGCGCTGGGCTTCCAGCAATCGCGCTACAGCTACATGTCGGCGGTCGAGGTGCGCGACATCGCCGGCCATTATCGCCGCGACAGGGTGCCGCTCGACGTCCTCTACCTCGATATCGCCTACCAGGATCGCAACCGCCCCTTCACCGTCGACGGCAAGACCTTCCCCGATCTGCCGGGGCTGGTGAAGGATCTGAAGGGGCAGGGCATCCGCCTCGTCACGATCACCGATCTCCATATCGCCGCCGCGCCCCATCAGGGTTATGTGCCCTATGATACCGGCATGGCGGGCGACGATTTCGTCAAGAATGCCGCCGGCAATCTCTATGTCGCGCCGGTCTGGCCGGGGCCGTCGGTGTTCCCGGACTTCACCCGGGCGAAGACCCGCGACTGGTGGGGCGGCCTCTATAAGGGCTTCGTCACCGATGGCGTCGCCGGCTTCTGGAACGACATGAACGAGCCGGCGGTGTTCGACACGCCGACCAAGACGATGCCGCTCGACAACCGCCACCGCATCGAGGAGCCGGGCTTCGCGACCCGCACCGCCACCCACGCCGAGATCCATAATGTCTACGGCATGGAGAATAGCCGGGCGACCTACGAAGGGCTGCTCAAGCTCGCGCCCGACGAGCGGCCGTTCGTGCTGACCCGCGCCAGCTACGCCGGCGGCCAGCGCTATGCCGCGACCTGGACCGGCGACAACACGTCGAGCTGGAATCATCTGCGCCTATCGGTGTCGCAGATCGTCAATCTCGGATTATCGGGCTTCGCCTGGTCCGGCGCCGACGTCGGCGGCTTCGCGGGCGTGCCGTCCGCCGATCTGCTGACCCGCTGGATCGAGGTCGCGGCGTTCCAGCCGATCTTCCGCGATCACACCACCATCGGTACGCCGCATCAGGAGGTGTGGGTCCACGGGCCGCAGCATGAGGCGATCCGCAGGCGCTATATCGAAGCGCGCTACCGGCTGATGCCCTATCTCTACGCGGTCGCCGACGAGACCGCGCGCACCGGCCTGCCGATGATGCGGCCGCTGTTCATGACCTACCCCGAGGCGCTGACCGCGTCGTGCGACACCAGTAACGATTTCCTGGTCGGCGACAGGCTGCTGGTGGCGCCGCCGAACCAGCCCGAGAGCCCCGAAAGCTACGACATCTGCCTGCCCAAAGGCGGCTGGTACGACTATTGGACGGGCCAGGCCGCGCCGGCCAGGGTGCATGAGACGCCACAACTGGATCGCCTGCCGGTCTATATCCGGGCCGGCACCATCCTGCCCCGCCAGCCGCTCGTGCAAAGCACGATGGAAACACCCAACGGCCCGCTGGAACTGGCGGTCTACGCCGGGCCGAACTGCGCGGGCACGCTCTATGCCGACGATGGCCACAGCCTCGGTTATCAGCATGGGGCCTATCTGCGGCAGCCCTTGAGCTGCACCATGACGCCGAAGGGGATGACCCTCGCTTTCGCCAAACGCGACGGCAGTTGGAAGCCATGGTGGAAGACTCTGACGGTCAGTGTCTATGGTTGGAAAGGCGCCGCCCACGCCAGCATGGGGGGCCAAAACCTGCCGGTCAGTATCGATTCCGGCGGCGTGCTGCACGTCTCCCTACCCGATCAGCCGGGCGTGGCGAGCGTCACGATCGGGGGCTGAGGAGCCTGCGTGCGGCGCCGATCGCGGCGTCGCGCGCGATGGCACGCTTGCCCGTCGCGGCCAGCGGCGCGAAGTCCGGGCGAGCGCGGGCGACGTCGCCGACGCCATAGCGGCCTGCGCGCAGGCCGGATCGGGCCATGCGCCACCACAGGGCGGCGCTGCTCGACCGGGCGAAGGCTGGCGCGATGGCGCCATGCGCCTCCAGCAGCCGGGCGATGATCGTGCCGCAGCGGGCGAGGGTCGGCGCATCGGCAGGGGCATAGCTGGCACCGGCATGGCGGCTCATCAGCAGCGCCGAATCCATGGCATCGCTGCCGAACAGCGGTGCATAGCGCTGCGCCAGCACCTTGCCGGCGGACTGGATCATACCCTCTTCATAGGCCTGCGACGCGCCCCCGGCATGAAGACGGTAGCGGACCAGCGGTTCGGCGATCCGTCCGATCCGGCCATGCGCGCGGATACGGGTGTAGAGATCGAAATCCTCGGCGAAGCGCATTTCGTCACGCTCGAACGGATCGAGCGCGCGCGCCGCCTCCGCGCGCATCATCGTGGTCGACCAGGCGAGCGGATTGATCAGCAGCATCATCCAGTCGATCTCGCTCGGATCGACGAGATCGGGATAGGGATCGCGGCGGATGCGATCGCCCTCGAACATCTCGATGGTCGAGGCGACCAGCGCCACGTCGGCGTGGGCATCGAGATAGGCGAGCTGCTTCTCGAAGCGATCGGGGCTGCACAGATCGTCCTGATCCAATCCCACGATGAAGCGCCCTCGCGCCACCGCCATCGCCCGCGTGCGCGCTACCGCCGGGCCGCCGTTGCGCTCGGCAGGCAGCACCCGCAGGCGGGGATCGTCGATCGTGGCGAGCACCGCCAGCGTATCGTCCTTCGAGGCGTCGTCGGCGACGATGATCTCGAAATCGGCGACACTCTGTGCCAGCACTCCTTCGATCGTCTCGCGGATGAAGGCGCTGCCATTATAGGCGGCCATCACCACGCTGATGGTGGGGCATGAAGGCGTTTCGCTTCTGCTCATGCCACGGCGCGCTGGGTGTCCATCTTCCCGTCGGCCGCCGCCAGGA
This genomic window from Sphingomonas abietis contains:
- the hisC gene encoding histidinol-phosphate transaminase, producing MTMLTPKPWIDAIAPYVPGRSTTDSGVKAAKLSSNENPLGTAPAVREAFATAAATLDRYPDAGATELRDAIAAHYGLDADRVIHGTGSDEVLHLAAGAFAGLGDEVLFVRYGFSVYPIAARRVGAAPIEAPDVDYATDVDALLAAVTPKTRVVYLANPNNPTGTYLPKDELARLHAGIPADCLFVVDQAYAEYLAPEDDDGAFELAKTASNVLVTRTFSKIFGLAAERIGWGYGPAPVIEAMHKIRAPFNVTTAGQSAAIASLKATDFVEASRVHNAQWLGWMSDEIAKLSNAGLRAVPSKANFLLVLFEGQVSAEEAYTGLMERGFIVRWLPGQGLRHGLRISVGTEAQTRGLIDALREIVGA
- a CDS encoding glycosyltransferase family 2 protein, with protein sequence MSRSETPSCPTISVVMAAYNGSAFIRETIEGVLAQSVADFEIIVADDASKDDTLAVLATIDDPRLRVLPAERNGGPAVARTRAMAVARGRFIVGLDQDDLCSPDRFEKQLAYLDAHADVALVASTIEMFEGDRIRRDPYPDLVDPSEIDWMMLLINPLAWSTTMMRAEAARALDPFERDEMRFAEDFDLYTRIRAHGRIGRIAEPLVRYRLHAGGASQAYEEGMIQSAGKVLAQRYAPLFGSDAMDSALLMSRHAGASYAPADAPTLARCGTIIARLLEAHGAIAPAFARSSSAALWWRMARSGLRAGRYGVGDVARARPDFAPLAATGKRAIARDAAIGAARRLLSPRS
- a CDS encoding prephenate/arogenate dehydrogenase family protein, with the protein product MLPFSRVTIIGLGLIGSSIARAVRDYMPTVRLTLHDADPAVRERVRALDLADDVADTAGAAVIDADLVMLCVPVGAMGAVAEAIAHDLPADAIVSDVGGSKASVIAALREHLPDAVIVPGHPVAGTEHSGPDAGFASLFKSRWCILTPTPEAPEAAVERLRAFWQAFGAQVEIMDPKHHDLVLAVTSHVPHLIAYTIVGTASDLEDVTQGEVIKFSAGGFRDFTRIAASDPTMWRDVFLNNREAVLEVLQRLTEDLTMLQRAIRWGDGDTLFDLFTRTRAVRRSIVEQGQDDAAPDFGRKH
- the metX gene encoding homoserine O-acetyltransferase MetX, producing the protein MEHDQRFGTQRSVTLPGPLALDGGQILTPVTIGYETYGTLNGDASNAILICHALTGDQHVASLHPVTGKPGWWTRMVGEGKPIDPARHFIVCANVLGSCMGSSGPATAAADGQPYAMRFPVITIRDMVRAQAMLLDHLGVRVLTTVGGSMGGMQVLEWAATYPERVRSAVIVASAARHSAQNIAFHEVGRQAIMADPKWRGGDYYASNDPPADGLAVARMAAHITYLSEDGLTEKFGRKLQARESKGFGFDADFQVESYLRHQGLSFVDRFDANSYLYITRAMDYFDLAEEHGGLLANAFRGTKTRFCLVSFDTDWLYPTRESRSIVQALNAAGAAASFVELSSPFGHDAFLLDVPELFRVVDGFLKAGGL
- a CDS encoding cell division protein FtsX gives rise to the protein MLGASQAERRLLPEGRLAGPMPWVIAIMMFLTALAAAGGLAMASAASRLGSDLGRQVTVQIILADPTQRDREAGAAEQALRAQEGVISARRLGQPEMQALLRPWLGDAGLDRDLPLPAMIDIDLTETGRDRLDRIATMIRTVAPHARIDDHAGFIAPLIGLIRSLGLLAGGIVVMMAGATAAAVVLAARSALNTHRRTIDVMHMMGATDVQVARLFQRRIALDALFGAVVGLVAAIVVIVVLGRRISQIGSGLVGSIALPAGAWLVLLCLPVLAGLLALLVARVTVQRALGRTL
- the ftsE gene encoding cell division ATP-binding protein FtsE, which translates into the protein MSGIVQFENVGLRYGTGAETLSDLSFTLAPGGFYFLTGPSGAGKTSLLKMLYLSQRPSRGAIRLFGEDVVQLRRARLPGFRRRIGVVFQDFRLIPHLSAFDNIALPLRIAGVDERDLVTPVREMLAWVGLAERASAHPPTLSGGEQQRVAIARAVIGRPEILVADEPTGNVDPEMAARLLHLFDALNTLGTTIVVATHDIHLLSRVASANVMRLDRGQLQDPTGALRYPPRAEHH
- a CDS encoding YdcF family protein, whose translation is MISRLIALLIVLWGLGFAVFTLTLPRPAGNEQTDAIVVLTGGAGRLDRGLAMLAQHRAQRLLVSGADRTVRKKELALRTGRPEALFDCCVDLGQESVDTRTNATETAKWLLAHHYHSARLITTDWHMPRAHSDLDRALAGKGIAILPDAVRSQPGFMTLFTEYHKYLLRRIAAPFGY
- a CDS encoding lysophospholipid acyltransferase family protein, which codes for MRLIRSLSFALLFYALTTMIVLVGLPIALFSRKGISRVAHHWGRLYLILARATVGVRMKVEGTLPDGPVLVAAKHESAYETLALLAILDEPIIVLKRELAAIPLFGTLIRRHGVIPVDRAASATALRSMLLAADDAKTRHRVVLIFPEGTRVPHGEAPKLQAGFAGLYARLGMPVIPVATDAGIVWPRGLMKQPGIVTLRFGETIPSGLPRKAIEAAVHDAINVLNG
- a CDS encoding zinc-ribbon domain-containing protein → MILSCPACGTRYLVPDSAVGVNGRQVRCASCRHSWFQEPASVDPAEAPAGFVPPSLPVVPPPVVARAVPDESPYGAPPTGMETPPPPAGAFADIRSTDPIHPYAPEPPFRARRNPVRQMTMLAVLAGVLLLIAAAAVAWFGPTAFAGLFGTSKAQSPLMLQVVRKPDRRTLATGNELFAVSGRIVNPTNVIQQVPDIRAELRDAQGRPVYGWTINAPVRQLAPKGSADFDSAEVDVPQGSKALNLSFAGTDDH
- a CDS encoding glycoside hydrolase family 31 protein, which gives rise to MRFAMLAGVAAVAFGSAAMAQVTPPAETKKAAEPGRSVASAPVESVSITPRADGMELHIGKRLVQITALEGDIVRVRVGLGGVLPADESWAVPQAVRQASVKVRAVANGFAAGSLVVTADPMTGRLIVADGAGRSVYREASVPSVRDGDGFQLVQQMPEDAHYFGLGDKTGPLDRRGQAFTLWDTDAFGFQESTDPIYKSIPFVLQVSNDGHASGLLMDNTWRSFFDFGRTDRGLLRFGSENGPIDYYILAGPTTKDVVQRYAKLTGPSPLPPLWALGFQQSRYSYMSAVEVRDIAGHYRRDRVPLDVLYLDIAYQDRNRPFTVDGKTFPDLPGLVKDLKGQGIRLVTITDLHIAAAPHQGYVPYDTGMAGDDFVKNAAGNLYVAPVWPGPSVFPDFTRAKTRDWWGGLYKGFVTDGVAGFWNDMNEPAVFDTPTKTMPLDNRHRIEEPGFATRTATHAEIHNVYGMENSRATYEGLLKLAPDERPFVLTRASYAGGQRYAATWTGDNTSSWNHLRLSVSQIVNLGLSGFAWSGADVGGFAGVPSADLLTRWIEVAAFQPIFRDHTTIGTPHQEVWVHGPQHEAIRRRYIEARYRLMPYLYAVADETARTGLPMMRPLFMTYPEALTASCDTSNDFLVGDRLLVAPPNQPESPESYDICLPKGGWYDYWTGQAAPARVHETPQLDRLPVYIRAGTILPRQPLVQSTMETPNGPLELAVYAGPNCAGTLYADDGHSLGYQHGAYLRQPLSCTMTPKGMTLAFAKRDGSWKPWWKTLTVSVYGWKGAAHASMGGQNLPVSIDSGGVLHVSLPDQPGVASVTIGG